A stretch of DNA from Arachis hypogaea cultivar Tifrunner chromosome 19, arahy.Tifrunner.gnm2.J5K5, whole genome shotgun sequence:
TTGATTCAGCATATGAAGGAAGAAGATGACGGTTCGCCAGGATATCCAGACTATTTGCTTTGGAGGCAAAAATTGTCTTCCTCAAAAGTTAGCTCTGAAGATATTGCTAGGGACATTTTTTCTATTGGTTGTCTGTTAGCAGAACTTCATCTTTCTAGTCCCCTCTTTGATTCAACCTCATATGCGATGTACTTGGAAGATGGGACCTTACCAGGATCTCTTTGTGAACTACCTCCTTATGTTAGGTTACTTGTTGAAGCATGCATACAAAAGGATTGGACGAGGTATCTGTGTCTGCACACATGTACTGATATGCAATTGGATGCATGTGTTTGAGCTTGATTAGATGTTAACTTTTGTTAGTCATTGTCTCTGTCTTGCTGTTGATCTATTAATATTGTGCTATGCAGGAGGCCTTCAGCCAAATTTCTTCTGGAATCACCTTATTTTCCAAAGACAATAAAGTCCTCCTACACGTTTCTTGCCCCACTTCAGCTTGTTGCTAAGGATGAGACCCGCCTTCGTTATGCCACAAATCTTGCAAAGAAGGGAGCTCTCAGAGAAATGGGCTCATTAGCAGCTGAAATGTGCGCTACTTATTGCTTACCACTTGTAGTCAATACTGTGAATGATGCTGAAGCTGAATGGGCATATATACTACTGAAAGAATTTATgaaatgcttaaaagaaaaagcagtgaagaaatTAATCTTGCCAACCATACAGAAGATTTTGCAGGCTAGTTCTGAAATTCATCTTCCGAATTTTATTAGTCTGGAGAATTATATTTTTCTGCTCCTTTGTAATCTCTGTGGACTTCTTATTTAGATGTCTTTTTTGCAGACAACAGGTCATCTACATTTAAAGGTTTCCCTTTTACAAGATTCATTTGTACGTGAAATATGGaaccgagttggtaaacaagtatACCTGGAAACTATTCACCCATTGGTTTTATCAAACTTGTATAATTCTCTGGATAAAAGTTCAGCTGCATCTGCCTCTGTCCTTCTAGTTGGTTCTAGTGAGGAGCTTGGAGTACCTATTACCATCCACCAGGTTAATTTGTTTTGCATCAATAGTCAAGACTATGCACTCCTTTATTAGTCTGTACGCACCCACCTCAGTTCAGTAATTATTGGTTCACTGACCTTTTTTTATGAATCAGACAATCTTGCCTCTTGTTTACTGTTTTGGTAAAGGACTTTGTGCTGATGGCATTGATGTGCTGGTCAGACTTGGTATTCGTAGTTAATTTGCCTTCATAGTTTCTATCTTTTCATACTGAGATCTTCAGTTTGTAAGCCTCTCTCATTTTTGGACTTCTCAGGTGGCCTTTTTGGAGAATCCTTTATTGTAAAACAGATGCTACCATTACTAAAAAATGTTGTTCGCTCGTTCATTGATATGTCAAGCATGAACAAGCCTGATCCTGTCCAGAGTTGGAGTGCTTTAGCACTTATTGATTGCATGATGACATTAGATGGCCTTTTACCTTTCTTGACAGAAGAGATTATTGTAAAGGAGCTGCTTGAAGTATGATTTTCGTTTCTGCAAAATGCTTTTAACTGCCAGAAAGTATTGTATAAACATTAATTATTGAATTTGATGTAAATACGCAGGACCAAAATTGTGTACTCATCAGGGTTCTTATGCAGAAACATATGGACATTGCCGTGCTTCAGGTTCTTCAAATTATCCATTGGTTTGTTTAATTCCATTACTCATTCCTTGGTTTAAATGGCTCTACACTTGTTATATCTTCCTTTCCAATTGGGACTTTTCACTATTTATACTGGATCATAATTCACAAGTCACCAAGGAATTACGGTTTTTACATTAGCATAATAGATTTTGTTATTGCATTGTTTATGGGAACGGTACAAATAGAGTTATGGTGTGAGGGATTGGAGTTTGTACCTTGGCTCATGGATGTTGTGATGGAGCATTGCATATAAAACAGACTTCTTTGCTCTAGGGAGACACTTCTTCCAAATTGTTTGTTTGCAATTCCCCTTAGTTGCATTTCAAATTCTTTCCTGATAATGTGTTGATTTCTGCTCCATTTCATTTCCAACATGCATCTCACCATTTGCTAATCACTTAGTTTTTAAATACTTGTACTTGCCTCCTGTTTCTCAGGTTGCTGCTACTACTCTCTTTGCAATATGTCAGCGAATTGGGGCAGATTTGACAGTATTGCATATTCTACCAAAGCTTAAAGAACTATTTGATGAGCTTGCTTTCCAGCAAATTTCTAAAGATTCAACTACTGTTACCAGAAATTTGAAGGTTGCCAAACTAAAAATTGTTGGGGACTTGCAAATTGAAAGCCGAATGGATCTAGTGTGAGTGACAAAtctgctttttagtcttaagatTTATTTTATGCTGGGGAAATTAATCTGCTGGCTATCTAGAGAAAGGAACTAGAAATCTAGCCTCTAGTTGAGGAGAAAGTAGAATAATATTTAAGGGAAGTTGAAGAGAAGCAAATCATGCAAGAGAAAACAAACATTTTTTTAGTCACATCATGGTTTATGTCAAACAAAATCCATAGTCGAGATCCCAAATAAAAGCAAAATTCATTGTTTAAAATGCTTAACTAAAACAAGTTGATAATAGCAGTCGGTAGATTTCTTGAATTTGGTCCTAGAGCGTCCTTGTGTATATTTACACTCACTACAACCATCAAGTGAACCATACTACCTCAATTTCTTTTACTCAATTGCAGTTCCATCTTGATGTGCCCCACCTGTCAGTCTGTCACAAGAGCAAGTAATTAACTCTCAATTCGAGAAACAATGAGCTTTTCTTATTGATAGAACATATTATTCGAAATACCAATAATGTTCTTCAGTCATAACTCAACCTCAGCCTAGGAGACAGCAGGTCTTCAAATTTGGCCTAGGCAGATCTTTCATTCCAGAGTCTCAAATACTATACTCAAGCACCTGAAACCATGAGAACTAATCTTTTTTCGTTTTGGGTTTATATGGCGTGTgcgcgcgcgcacacacacaaaaaattaattttgtaaagtGAAAGGATGGTTACAAATGGATCAAAAAGTTAAGGTGTCATCAAAAGTGCAATTAATTCCCACTgtaaattttattcttgtttgcTTTTtactttgttaaatttttatcGATGTACAATCTTTTGGTTCATTTGCAGGTTGGTTCTCTATCCTTCGTTTGCCTCTCTTCTTGGGATAGAGAAACTTCGTCAATGTTGTGCTACATGGTTACAACTTGAACAATTTCTTCTACGGCAGCATAATTGGAAGGTAAGTTTTCTACCTTTTCTTTCTCCCCATATAAGTTGATATATGTGTTTTTGTCGATGTGATGCTGTAACCTCGTATTCTTTCTTGTTTGCTTATTCTAAACTGGTCATTGTTCAGTGGGAATGTGCAGGGGAATCATCAAAAGGTAGTTCAGAAAATTTTATTGGTAGAAGATCCACATTTGGCCAGGGTTCCACCTCTGAATACACTCCGGCAAAGCTGTTGCTTAATGGCGTTGGATGGTCAATTCCACAATCCCAAGGAAGTAAAAGTGCTAAGAACTTGATTCCTCAGAGACAATATTTTAAACGCAGTCAGAGTCAAGTAGCAACGCAAGAAGACACACCATACCAATTTAACCAAGAACCCTGGTTTTGGTTCCCCAGCCCCGCCACCGTATGGGATGGACCTGAATTTCTCGGGCGGGTGGGGGTTCAAAAAGATGACCTTCCATGGAAGATCAGAGCATCTGTGATATACTCTATACGTGCAAATCATGGAGCAGTGAGGTCTCTAGCTGTTGATCAAGATGAAAGTACTGTTTTCACTGCAGGAATTGGTCAAGGGTATAAAGGAACTATTCAGAAGTGGGAACTAAGCCGAACTAACTGTCTTTCTGGCTATTATGGACATGAGGAGGTTTGGTTCTCCATATTTTTCTGAAAATGATACTGAGTATTAGTAACTAGTGTAATGAAATACGTCTAATTAATATATTGTTCTTCATATTTATTGTTTATCTCAAATTTTAGGTTGTGAACAATATTTGCATCTTATCATCTAGTGGAAGAGTGGCGTCTTGTGATGGAACAGTTCATATTTGGAATAGTCAAACAGGGAAGCAAATATCAGTATTTGAAGAGTCCCAAACAGATCCTGCCCATACTGCAAGTGATCTATCCGCTGCATCAAAAATTAACATTGACCAGGCAAACATGCTCAATTTGAATACACTGTCAAATGGAATATTGTCTAGTACATTTGATTCAAGCCTTTATACTTGCATGCATCTATTAGACGCGGCTGAAACACTTGCCGTTGGCACTGGAAATGGTTCACTCAGGTGAAATTAACTGTTACATACCATTTCAATTGCATATACATTAGAAAATATGTTGATGCACCCCAACTTCTgatttatttcctctactttacAGGTTTATTGATGTTGCTCGAGGCCAAAAGCTTCATATGTGGAGAGGAGAATCTAATGAATCTAGTTTCCCTTCTCTTATTTCTTCCATTTGTTCCTCTGGATCTGACAAGATGCATGCAGGTGGAATTTCCACTTTGCCATCTTTTATTGCAGCTGGACTAAGTTCTGGTCATTGTAAATTATTTGATGCAAAGAGTGGAAATGTCATTTCCTCTTGGCGAGCTCATGATGGATATGTAACAAAAGTATGTTCATTTTgattatgttcaaaatattagaGAACCCCCTATTTGATTTTGCACAATACTTCATCAATAACTTTATTTGAAGTTGGCAGCACCCGAGGATCACATGCTCATATCCAGCTCTCTTGACAGAACTTTAAGAGTCTGGGATTTAAGAATGTGAGTTATCACCTTCAATTCATTGCAGTCTTGTCATAAAGTTATCCCTTTCTTTCATTTATCTTGTCCGTCCACATATGGTgttgctcatcaattttattaACTTTGCAGGAATTTGCCATCGCAGCCCATTATTTTCAGAGGTCCTTCAGATGGCATATCCAGTTTCGCCATATGGGGCCAAGATGTTATTTCGATTTCCCGGAATAGGATTGGCCTTCTCTCCTTGCCTAAATCTGCCAATGAAATAGTATGAATGCATATCTTTATTTTGCTTGTCTAGCAGCTTCTTTAGATGTCAAAACAATCCTGCTGTTTCTTGCTTTTGTTATATCATTCTTGCATTAGTCATATTATACTCTGCATTTATATTAAAGGTCTCTCCTTGCGAATTTTCATAATGATGATGCGTATGGTTTCCATGAATAACACAGGATGGACAGCATCATATCATTCCCCAGAAGCTCTATGTTTCAGATAACAA
This window harbors:
- the LOC112779804 gene encoding protein GFS12, with translation MEQHCCYCFDCLQLRINSDFSDQLLFNYGISSSPFPFGSSAVVQISGTAGSEASSGQFILQYTRSHHSNCFSNYVNEYILDSNEGTRSSDPDTGTSQCGPNVQNGGISSSSDAETKRASSMSTSCSHSGKFSCFRIITSLAPGARVEVSSFSTIQEVATDFLSGLMEDHVLDSLDIWIEGKASGRDSTNFLSLIGLPFFQEDTFPGSLRHPNIAPVLAFFKSSDHVNMVLPKTPYNLENILHFNPSAFKSDWHRGFLIYQLLSALVYLHGLGVSHGNLCPSNIMLTDSLWSWLRLWNEPTLEFNSTLQKSEDVNSSPAKISCYNSGCHSNGLYADLKLSPSIDWHSSFHHWWKGELSNFEYLLILNRLAGRRWGDHTFHPVMPWVIDFSTKPDDNCDAGWRDLSKSKWRLAKGDEQLDFTYSTSEIPHHVSDECLSELAVCSYKARRLPLRVLRMAVRSVYEPNEYPSTMQRLYQWTPDECIPEFYCDAQIFRSIHDGMADLAVPSWAETPEDFIKLHRWALESNMVSFQLHQWIDITFGYKMSGQAAIAAKNVMLPISEPTMPRSTGRRQLFTRPHPIRLATPTARRYATNKYAKVWSQENEILRETTLLSDAAYLQELEQASAFSEHARHLNSCYQCPLNQTQGDPTKQSINESICKLSLPDRNYMLPYKMNLISLIQHMKEEDDGSPGYPDYLLWRQKLSSSKVSSEDIARDIFSIGCLLAELHLSSPLFDSTSYAMYLEDGTLPGSLCELPPYVRLLVEACIQKDWTRRPSAKFLLESPYFPKTIKSSYTFLAPLQLVAKDETRLRYATNLAKKGALREMGSLAAEMCATYCLPLVVNTVNDAEAEWAYILLKEFMKCLKEKAVKKLILPTIQKILQTTGHLHLKVSLLQDSFVREIWNRVGKQVYLETIHPLVLSNLYNSLDKSSAASASVLLVGSSEELGVPITIHQTILPLVYCFGKGLCADGIDVLVRLGGLFGESFIVKQMLPLLKNVVRSFIDMSSMNKPDPVQSWSALALIDCMMTLDGLLPFLTEEIIVKELLEDQNCVLIRVLMQKHMDIAVLQVAATTLFAICQRIGADLTVLHILPKLKELFDELAFQQISKDSTTVTRNLKVAKLKIVGDLQIESRMDLVLVLYPSFASLLGIEKLRQCCATWLQLEQFLLRQHNWKWECAGESSKGSSENFIGRRSTFGQGSTSEYTPAKLLLNGVGWSIPQSQGSKSAKNLIPQRQYFKRSQSQVATQEDTPYQFNQEPWFWFPSPATVWDGPEFLGRVGVQKDDLPWKIRASVIYSIRANHGAVRSLAVDQDESTVFTAGIGQGYKGTIQKWELSRTNCLSGYYGHEEVVNNICILSSSGRVASCDGTVHIWNSQTGKQISVFEESQTDPAHTASDLSAASKINIDQANMLNLNTLSNGILSSTFDSSLYTCMHLLDAAETLAVGTGNGSLRFIDVARGQKLHMWRGESNESSFPSLISSICSSGSDKMHAGGISTLPSFIAAGLSSGHCKLFDAKSGNVISSWRAHDGYVTKLAAPEDHMLISSSLDRTLRVWDLRMNLPSQPIIFRGPSDGISSFAIWGQDVISISRNRIGLLSLPKSANEIDGQHHIIPQKLYVSDNNGMRSLSALSSISILPFSRLFLIGTEDGYLRICC